Proteins encoded within one genomic window of Legionella sp. PC997:
- a CDS encoding efflux transporter outer membrane subunit, with product MFDLRRHIKVFILISLSTVLQTSCMVGPNFHTPKPPKVQKYTEKPLPKKTVSTSGAGGQAQTFLTNKDIPILWWELYHSPEINHLIHMGLTNSPNLASASAALREAQENLKVQIGNSMWPSIDASQMVQRQRYSGVQIGIPGDSLTFNLVYTSFNLSYTLDVFGGARRQIEALKAQVDYQQFQVIATYLTLTSNIVTTAVAVASYQAQIEATVDLIKAEQGLLNVLNNQYRLGAVSRENVLTQETLLEQTKATLPPLQKSLSQAKHALSTLVGTFPEVTLPMVRLDRLKLPTELPVSLPSNLVRQRPDVRASEALLHQACAQIGVATANLFPQFTISANEGWLNTSFSRLFTKKNEVWALTGQVMQPLFHGGALWAQRRSAIAAYQQTAAQYKQTILQAFQNVADVLRGIETDARTLQAQIKAENAARAALNLTLKQYRLGGVSYINLLNAQQQYQQTRISRIQAQAVRYSDTAALFQALGGGWWHKPWCVKECL from the coding sequence GTGTTTGATTTGAGACGACATATAAAAGTTTTTATACTGATTTCATTAAGTACAGTATTGCAAACTTCTTGTATGGTTGGTCCTAATTTTCATACACCAAAACCACCAAAGGTCCAAAAATATACCGAAAAGCCCTTACCCAAAAAAACTGTAAGTACTTCTGGTGCAGGGGGCCAAGCACAAACATTTCTTACCAATAAAGATATTCCTATTCTATGGTGGGAACTTTATCATTCACCTGAGATTAATCATTTAATTCATATGGGACTAACGAATAGTCCCAATTTAGCTTCCGCTTCAGCAGCTTTGCGGGAAGCCCAGGAAAATCTTAAAGTTCAAATTGGCAATTCAATGTGGCCGTCAATAGATGCATCTCAGATGGTACAAAGGCAGCGATATTCGGGGGTGCAAATTGGTATTCCAGGTGACAGTCTTACGTTTAATCTGGTTTATACTTCATTTAATTTATCCTACACCCTAGATGTTTTTGGGGGGGCCCGTCGTCAAATTGAAGCATTAAAAGCTCAGGTTGATTACCAGCAATTTCAAGTAATTGCTACTTATTTGACCCTGACTTCTAATATCGTTACCACTGCAGTAGCAGTTGCATCCTACCAAGCACAAATTGAAGCAACAGTTGATTTGATCAAAGCAGAACAGGGGCTTCTTAATGTTTTAAATAACCAGTATCGTTTAGGTGCTGTTTCCAGAGAAAATGTATTGACCCAAGAAACATTACTGGAACAAACAAAAGCAACTTTGCCCCCACTCCAAAAAAGCTTATCCCAGGCCAAACATGCTTTATCTACCCTCGTAGGCACTTTCCCAGAGGTTACTTTACCCATGGTTCGGTTGGACCGTTTAAAATTACCTACAGAGTTGCCTGTAAGCTTGCCTTCAAATCTTGTTCGTCAGCGTCCTGATGTGCGTGCCTCTGAAGCATTACTCCATCAAGCTTGTGCTCAAATTGGAGTGGCAACAGCCAATCTATTCCCGCAATTTACCATTAGCGCTAATGAGGGATGGCTTAATACCTCATTTTCACGTCTTTTTACTAAAAAAAATGAGGTCTGGGCTCTAACGGGCCAGGTAATGCAACCCCTGTTTCATGGTGGCGCTTTATGGGCGCAACGACGTTCCGCAATTGCTGCGTATCAACAAACTGCAGCCCAGTACAAACAAACGATATTACAAGCTTTTCAAAATGTAGCGGATGTTTTAAGAGGGATAGAAACTGATGCGCGTACTTTACAAGCACAGATAAAGGCTGAAAATGCAGCGCGCGCCGCTTTAAATCTTACTTTAAAACAATATCGTTTAGGTGGCGTTAGTTACATTAATCTATTAAACGCACAACAGCAGTACCAACAGACGCGGATTAGTCGTATTCAAGCCCAGGCTGTGCGTTATAGTGATACAGCCGCCTTATTCCAGGCTTTAGGTGGGGGCTGGTGGCATAAACCTTGGTGTGTCAAAGAGTGTCTATGA
- a CDS encoding beta-ketoacyl-ACP synthase III — protein sequence MPAVKITGMGCYLPRNKVLSTELDVQLNLPPGSVQKKSGLISRYFASPDETTSYMGAQAALIAIEQANIPLTDIDAIISACGVGEQAIPCTAALIQKQLGLEQSGTACFDVNSTCLSFISALDIASYLIEGDRYKRILIISSDIASAGLNWQDMETCTIFGDGAAACVLEKSNGTNRILSSHLETHSLGSTFCQLEAGGTRLPAKNPLQHIEQSLFYMEGKKVFKLASKLLENLMENLFKKTNLNMNDIDWFVPHQASLLAMHHVQKRLNIPPEKFVSIYPYHGNQIAASIPTALYSLIHSKKLQRGQLVLLMGTGAGLAAGGIILEY from the coding sequence ATGCCTGCTGTAAAAATCACAGGGATGGGATGTTATTTACCCAGAAACAAAGTTCTTTCTACAGAATTAGATGTACAACTTAATTTACCCCCAGGTAGTGTACAAAAAAAATCGGGGCTAATTTCGCGGTACTTTGCTTCACCCGATGAGACAACTTCTTATATGGGAGCACAAGCAGCATTAATTGCCATCGAGCAAGCAAATATTCCATTAACCGATATTGATGCCATCATCAGTGCCTGCGGCGTAGGTGAACAAGCAATTCCTTGTACTGCAGCATTAATCCAAAAACAATTGGGATTAGAGCAATCTGGAACAGCCTGTTTTGATGTAAATAGTACGTGTTTAAGTTTTATTAGTGCTCTTGATATCGCATCGTATTTAATCGAGGGGGATCGATACAAACGTATTCTAATTATTTCTAGTGATATTGCTTCGGCAGGGTTGAATTGGCAAGATATGGAAACCTGTACCATTTTCGGCGATGGCGCCGCTGCCTGTGTTCTTGAAAAAAGCAATGGAACTAATCGAATCCTCTCATCACATCTTGAAACGCATAGTCTTGGTTCTACGTTTTGTCAATTAGAGGCCGGGGGAACGCGTTTACCTGCTAAAAATCCCCTCCAGCATATCGAACAAAGTCTATTTTATATGGAAGGTAAAAAAGTATTTAAATTAGCTTCCAAATTATTAGAAAATCTCATGGAAAATCTTTTTAAAAAAACCAATCTTAATATGAATGATATTGATTGGTTTGTCCCGCACCAGGCAAGTCTGCTCGCGATGCATCACGTGCAGAAAAGATTAAACATTCCCCCTGAAAAATTCGTTTCTATTTATCCCTATCATGGAAATCAAATTGCAGCATCCATACCAACTGCACTATATTCTTTAATACATAGCAAAAAATTACAGCGTGGGCAATTAGTGTTACTAATGGGGACTGGAGCAGGCCTAGCAGCTGGCGGGATCATCTTGGAGTACTAA
- a CDS encoding NAD(P)-dependent oxidoreductase: MVCVVTGATGCLGLNLTQRLIQDGHEVIALGRNERLGKIIAQSGAQFITVDLLNREKLKKITQNACTIFHCAALSSPWGRYKDFYNANVLGTQHIIEATSPNTRLVHVSSPSIYFNFTEQHNIKEDAPLPTKPANYYIQTKLLAEALIDKAFQEKRLNVITIRPRAIFGPYDRSILPRILQNEKKGVLPIIGKGTNVIDITYVENVVESLILAAQAKQQFCGNKYNITNDEPRTLITILSELFRALQKPFIPKFIPYPIAKIYATCMEQLYSLPFIQNEPRLTRYSAAVLCMGQTLNIEAAQKDLGYHAKITINQGIEHFTEWYQRL; this comes from the coding sequence ATGGTTTGTGTTGTGACAGGAGCAACGGGCTGTCTCGGGTTGAATTTGACTCAACGATTGATTCAAGATGGGCATGAGGTAATTGCCTTAGGACGCAATGAGCGGCTTGGCAAAATCATTGCGCAATCTGGTGCCCAATTTATAACGGTCGATTTGCTTAATCGAGAAAAGTTAAAAAAAATAACCCAAAATGCTTGCACTATTTTTCATTGTGCGGCTCTTTCTAGTCCCTGGGGTCGTTACAAAGATTTTTATAATGCCAATGTGTTAGGCACGCAACATATAATTGAAGCAACGTCCCCAAATACGCGGTTAGTTCATGTTTCATCGCCCAGTATTTATTTTAATTTCACAGAACAACATAATATTAAAGAAGATGCACCCTTACCTACAAAACCAGCCAACTATTATATACAAACCAAATTACTGGCTGAAGCGCTCATAGATAAGGCCTTTCAAGAAAAAAGGCTTAATGTGATTACGATACGTCCACGTGCAATTTTTGGTCCTTATGATCGTTCCATTTTACCGCGTATCCTTCAAAACGAAAAAAAAGGGGTCCTGCCTATTATTGGAAAGGGAACCAATGTGATTGACATTACTTATGTTGAAAATGTGGTAGAAAGTTTGATTTTAGCTGCACAAGCAAAGCAGCAATTTTGCGGTAACAAATATAATATAACTAATGATGAACCGCGAACGTTAATAACCATTTTATCTGAACTCTTTAGAGCTTTACAAAAGCCATTCATACCCAAATTTATCCCTTACCCTATTGCAAAAATATATGCTACATGTATGGAACAACTCTATAGTTTACCCTTTATTCAAAATGAACCACGTTTAACTCGATACAGTGCAGCTGTTTTATGTATGGGACAAACATTAAATATTGAAGCCGCCCAAAAGGACTTAGGTTATCACGCCAAGATTACCATTAATCAAGGAATTGAGCATTTTACAGAGTGGTATCAAAGATTATGA
- a CDS encoding MBL fold metallo-hydrolase codes for MIEYQLFEVGFCKHCARMTLKNAPWKLKEYPALCALIKHPTQGYILFDTGYSDRFYKLTQKFPFSLYRHLTPVRLKKSLKEQLAENNINASEIKGIVISHFHADHIGGLIDFPNAQFFCHPDAINDIHHKKGIKALIQGFLPGLLPKDFYERLVLLKDEVELHPGLLPFTTGFDLFNDEQLIAIPLPGHAKGQIGLYLKATQETFFIADSCWHQETFKELIFPSNLTYLIHDNKEAYQQTIHKLHQLFKNNNGMDIIPSHCPHLRERLAGNLT; via the coding sequence ATGATAGAGTATCAATTATTTGAAGTTGGTTTTTGCAAACATTGTGCGCGAATGACCTTAAAGAATGCTCCTTGGAAACTAAAGGAATACCCTGCTTTATGTGCTCTAATCAAACATCCAACACAAGGGTATATTTTATTCGATACGGGGTACAGTGACCGATTTTACAAATTAACCCAAAAATTTCCTTTTTCCCTTTACAGACATTTAACGCCAGTACGATTAAAAAAATCACTGAAGGAACAATTAGCGGAAAATAATATCAATGCTTCAGAGATTAAAGGGATTGTGATCTCACATTTCCATGCAGACCATATTGGTGGGTTAATAGATTTTCCAAATGCACAATTTTTTTGTCATCCTGATGCAATAAACGATATCCATCATAAAAAAGGGATAAAAGCATTAATACAGGGATTCTTACCTGGATTACTACCTAAAGACTTTTATGAACGTCTGGTTTTATTAAAAGACGAGGTCGAGCTGCATCCTGGCTTATTACCCTTCACAACTGGATTTGATCTCTTTAATGATGAACAGCTCATTGCCATCCCCTTACCCGGACATGCTAAGGGACAAATAGGTTTATACCTTAAAGCAACGCAAGAAACTTTTTTTATTGCAGACAGTTGTTGGCATCAAGAAACCTTTAAAGAATTGATTTTTCCAAGTAATCTTACTTACTTAATCCACGATAATAAGGAAGCATACCAACAAACCATCCATAAATTACACCAACTTTTTAAAAATAATAATGGAATGGATATAATTCCTTCTCATTGTCCGCACCTACGCGAGCGCCTTGCAGGGAATCTAACATGA
- a CDS encoding F390 synthetase-related protein, which yields MILRLLYYYFKTHSLRKRFKLRAQLLAYQQKQFKKLIKTTLYKSPFYQPYLDKPFNEWPIINKKIMMEHFDEINTRNIKKDQALALALNAETTRDFSLLIDGVAVGLSSGTSGNRGLFLVDKKERDAWAGILLAKALPQGLKRKERIAFFLRANSKLYTTLSKSKKIQFHFFDLLENFETHIDRLNEIQPTIVSAPSSVLLALVKEKQHLSITPEKIFAVAEVLEQRDEALISSAFNCQVSQVYQCTEGLLAISDKNSNHLLMNEEYLIIEKEWLDEKRFVPVITDLMRTTQPIIRYRLDDVLIEEQSNGVFTRLASIEGREGDICYATQKDKVFPLFADIIRQKMASFAFDFEDYTIQQQALDQFTIQITPDLSDKEALIRHLNELFHSQNYDIPKWQWQPFIKKELGSKNRRIQALPEILSFL from the coding sequence ATGATACTTAGGCTTTTATATTATTATTTTAAGACCCACTCTCTGCGAAAGCGATTTAAATTACGAGCCCAACTGTTGGCTTATCAGCAAAAGCAATTTAAAAAGCTCATTAAAACAACCTTATATAAATCTCCTTTTTATCAACCCTATTTGGATAAACCTTTTAATGAATGGCCCATCATTAATAAAAAAATAATGATGGAGCATTTTGATGAAATAAATACAAGGAATATAAAGAAAGACCAAGCATTGGCATTGGCTTTAAACGCAGAAACTACTCGGGATTTTTCTCTCTTAATCGATGGTGTTGCCGTTGGACTTTCTTCTGGGACTTCAGGAAATCGCGGTTTATTTCTTGTCGATAAAAAAGAGAGGGATGCCTGGGCGGGTATTCTATTGGCTAAGGCCTTGCCCCAAGGCTTAAAAAGAAAGGAGCGCATTGCTTTTTTTCTTAGGGCAAATAGTAAACTCTATACTACCCTCAGCAAGAGCAAAAAGATTCAATTTCATTTTTTTGATTTACTCGAAAATTTCGAAACTCATATCGATCGTCTAAATGAAATACAACCTACCATAGTATCAGCACCCAGCTCCGTATTACTGGCTTTAGTAAAGGAAAAACAACATTTATCCATTACCCCTGAAAAAATATTTGCTGTAGCTGAAGTTTTGGAACAACGTGATGAAGCACTTATCAGTAGTGCTTTTAATTGCCAGGTCTCGCAAGTCTATCAGTGCACCGAAGGATTATTGGCCATTAGTGACAAAAATAGTAATCATTTATTGATGAATGAAGAATATTTAATTATTGAAAAAGAATGGTTGGATGAAAAACGCTTTGTACCGGTAATTACGGATTTAATGCGAACCACTCAACCCATTATTCGCTATCGTTTAGATGACGTACTTATTGAAGAGCAATCAAATGGTGTATTTACCCGGTTAGCAAGTATTGAAGGCCGAGAAGGTGATATTTGTTATGCTACCCAGAAGGATAAAGTATTCCCCCTCTTTGCCGATATCATCCGCCAGAAAATGGCATCTTTTGCTTTTGATTTCGAAGATTACACCATCCAACAACAAGCTTTAGATCAATTTACAATTCAAATCACCCCTGATTTATCCGATAAGGAGGCATTAATCCGTCATCTAAATGAACTATTTCATTCGCAAAATTATGATATTCCTAAATGGCAATGGCAGCCGTTTATAAAAAAAGAGCTTGGTTCGAAAAACCGTAGAATCCAAGCACTACCTGAAATCCTATCCTTTCTATAA
- a CDS encoding entericidin A/B family lipoprotein — MNILKKIMIIGVCLATLGALSSCGTVHGFGKDVSHVGKDIQRAAR; from the coding sequence ATGAACATTCTGAAAAAAATAATGATAATTGGCGTTTGTCTTGCAACACTTGGAGCATTAAGTTCTTGTGGTACTGTTCATGGTTTTGGCAAAGACGTATCCCATGTGGGTAAAGATATCCAAAGAGCAGCACGATAA
- a CDS encoding efflux transporter outer membrane subunit, which yields MKKLFGAGALIFALVGCSFAPTYHRPMMPMPEHFKEPGKWVEIKSTPEIVSPEAWWQAFNDPVLNNLESQLNVANQNLKLAYAHFQEAISLVQVARSYFFPTLQGLFNADRQQNSRTVANPVSTPVFNQFLVGGFLSYELDAWGSVRNSVIASERNATASAADAASVRLSLQAELANNYFALRGSDEAQRILDTTVIAYQKALYLTKNRYRGGAAPIPDVDEAETQLENAKTMAADMRLQRAQLEHAIAVLIGEIPSNFSLPPAPSPKIFLEIAPNIPSTLLERRPDIVAAEARVQAANAKIGVARAAFFPVIDLTGSMGFQSKSLANLISKPSLFWSLGPLSLLTLTQPVAQVTIFDGGRLRGLLNQAKAQYFETVATYRQTVLTAFQEVEDNLIAIHQLDQEYRSQKVASRAAKRAWDQEVYRYKGGLVTFLQVVVAENTALQSKLALVNIHTRRQIASIQLIKALGGGWSIDMGKKK from the coding sequence ATGAAAAAATTGTTTGGTGCTGGTGCACTTATTTTTGCATTAGTGGGTTGTTCTTTCGCTCCAACATACCATCGCCCCATGATGCCTATGCCTGAACATTTTAAGGAGCCAGGAAAATGGGTTGAAATTAAATCGACACCTGAAATTGTATCTCCCGAGGCTTGGTGGCAAGCCTTTAATGATCCTGTTTTAAATAATTTAGAAAGCCAACTGAATGTAGCCAACCAGAATTTAAAATTGGCCTATGCTCACTTTCAAGAAGCAATTTCATTGGTCCAAGTAGCGCGGTCATATTTTTTCCCCACTCTCCAGGGATTATTCAATGCGGATCGCCAGCAAAATTCACGAACGGTAGCGAATCCAGTATCTACTCCTGTATTTAACCAATTTTTAGTGGGGGGGTTCCTTTCTTATGAGCTTGACGCATGGGGTAGTGTTCGTAATTCGGTCATTGCAAGTGAACGTAATGCCACGGCAAGTGCGGCTGATGCCGCTTCTGTTCGTTTGAGTTTACAAGCAGAACTTGCGAATAACTATTTTGCGTTAAGAGGGAGTGATGAGGCACAGCGTATCTTGGATACTACCGTTATTGCATATCAAAAAGCTCTTTATTTAACGAAAAACCGTTATCGAGGTGGTGCTGCACCCATACCTGATGTGGATGAAGCAGAAACCCAACTTGAAAATGCAAAAACCATGGCAGCAGACATGCGATTACAGCGAGCTCAACTTGAACATGCCATCGCAGTATTGATTGGGGAAATACCGAGTAATTTTTCTTTGCCACCAGCTCCATCCCCTAAGATTTTTTTGGAAATTGCTCCTAATATCCCTTCAACCCTTCTAGAGAGAAGACCTGATATTGTTGCTGCTGAAGCACGAGTCCAAGCGGCAAATGCAAAAATTGGTGTTGCCCGAGCTGCTTTTTTCCCAGTGATTGACCTAACTGGTAGTATGGGTTTCCAAAGCAAAAGTCTTGCAAATCTTATTTCAAAACCTAGTCTTTTTTGGTCCCTAGGGCCGTTGAGTTTATTGACTTTAACGCAGCCTGTAGCACAAGTAACTATTTTTGATGGGGGTCGATTACGGGGGTTATTAAATCAAGCCAAAGCCCAGTATTTTGAGACAGTTGCTACTTATCGGCAAACTGTGTTAACTGCATTCCAAGAAGTGGAAGATAATCTGATTGCGATTCACCAGCTCGATCAGGAATATCGAAGTCAAAAAGTCGCATCCCGTGCAGCAAAACGTGCTTGGGATCAAGAAGTATACCGATACAAAGGAGGGTTGGTTACGTTCCTGCAAGTTGTGGTGGCTGAAAATACTGCACTACAATCAAAACTTGCATTAGTTAATATCCACACTCGCCGTCAAATTGCAAGTATTCAGTTGATTAAAGCCTTAGGCGGGGGTTGGTCTATAGATATGGGCAAGAAAAAATAA
- a CDS encoding efflux RND transporter periplasmic adaptor subunit: MLKSIRSYVQDHKHRRLIIAITVFLFILSVIIVLRIYAAIHLRNETLADAVPVVRVMTAQQEKGVDKIILPGNVQAWHESPIYARTNGYIKKWYVDIGSHVKKGDLLAVIETPELDAQERQARADLKTAIANNQLAQITAKRWLHLVKTESVSQQETDEKVSTAAALEAAMFAAKANLQRLQELVGFERVIAPFDGVITDRATDIGDLINAGSSSTAKPLFRIAQTSPLRIYVKIPQYYSSRIKPNMTVDLHFAEHPKQVFSAKLFETAQAIDPNTRTLLAQFISPNKNKELLPGGYTEVWFTLDIPPKTVILPVNTLLFQAQGLQVATLNKDNKIVLKSVTLRRDFGATVEIATGVLPGDRVVLNPPDAIRNGESVRVVS, from the coding sequence ATGCTTAAATCCATTCGATCATATGTACAGGACCATAAACATAGACGGCTTATTATCGCAATAACTGTTTTTTTATTCATCCTTTCAGTGATAATAGTTTTACGTATTTATGCAGCAATTCATTTACGTAATGAGACTCTTGCGGATGCGGTTCCTGTAGTACGAGTGATGACAGCCCAACAAGAAAAGGGGGTTGATAAAATTATTTTACCCGGTAATGTTCAAGCTTGGCACGAGTCACCTATTTATGCACGAACTAATGGTTATATAAAAAAATGGTATGTAGATATTGGCAGTCACGTTAAAAAAGGTGATTTGCTTGCAGTCATTGAAACACCAGAGCTTGATGCGCAGGAACGTCAAGCGAGGGCCGATTTGAAGACTGCAATAGCAAACAATCAATTGGCCCAGATTACAGCAAAACGTTGGCTTCATTTAGTAAAAACAGAATCTGTATCTCAACAAGAGACTGATGAAAAAGTAAGTACAGCTGCGGCCTTAGAGGCTGCGATGTTTGCTGCTAAAGCTAATTTGCAACGATTACAAGAATTAGTCGGTTTTGAACGTGTAATCGCTCCTTTTGATGGGGTTATCACGGATCGTGCTACCGATATTGGTGATTTAATAAACGCTGGGAGCAGTTCAACAGCGAAACCTCTATTTCGTATTGCCCAAACAAGTCCATTGAGAATTTATGTCAAAATTCCTCAGTATTACTCTTCACGAATTAAACCTAATATGACGGTAGATCTCCATTTTGCAGAGCACCCGAAGCAAGTCTTTTCCGCCAAATTGTTTGAAACAGCGCAAGCCATTGATCCTAATACGCGTACTTTGCTTGCTCAATTTATTTCACCCAATAAAAATAAGGAATTATTGCCAGGTGGGTATACTGAAGTTTGGTTTACTTTAGATATTCCTCCGAAAACGGTGATCCTTCCTGTCAATACTTTGCTGTTTCAGGCTCAAGGATTACAAGTTGCGACTTTGAATAAAGATAATAAAATTGTCTTAAAATCAGTTACGCTTCGACGAGATTTCGGCGCAACAGTTGAAATTGCTACAGGAGTATTGCCAGGTGATCGAGTTGTGCTTAATCCTCCTGATGCCATTAGGAATGGTGAATCTGTGCGAGTTGTTTCATGA